One segment of Nerophis lumbriciformis linkage group LG35, RoL_Nlum_v2.1, whole genome shotgun sequence DNA contains the following:
- the med7 gene encoding mediator of RNA polymerase II transcription subunit 7: protein MGEPQQVSALPPPPMQYIKEYTDENVCKGLAPKPPPPIRDSYMMFGNQFQCDDLIIRPLESQGIERLHPVQFDHKRELKKLNMSILVNFLDLLDILIKSPGSIKREEKLEDLKLLFVHMHHLINEYRPHQARETLRVMMEVQKRQRLETAERFQKHLERVVEMIQGCLASLPDDLPQMEESDSAGNGTRTVAAGSSVGPSGQGPRLKTEPMEVEEAGASCMAAAHQNKSATIVKQDKTWDKDAAMCSIIDKIA from the coding sequence ATGGGAGAACCACAGCAGGTTAGCGCCCTGCCTCCTCCGCCTATGCAGTACATCAAGGAGTACACGGATGAAAATGTCTGCAAGGGTCTGGCACCTAAACCACCTCCACCTATCAGAGACAGCTACATGATGTTTGGCAACCAGTTCCAGTGTGACGACCTGATCATTCGGCCTCTGGAGAGCCAAGGCATCGAGAGGCTTCATCCTGTGCAGTTTGACCATAAACGTGAGCTCAAGAAGCTGAACATGTCTATCCTGGTGAACTTCCTTGACCTTCTGGACATCCTCATTAAGAGTCCTGGCAGTATAAAGCGAGAAGAGAAGCTGGAGGACTTGAAACTTCTGTTTGTTCACATGCATCACCTGATAAATGAGTATAGGCCACATCAAGCCCGGGAGACGTTGAGGGTGATGATGGAGGTGCAAAAACGACAGAGACTTGAGACAGCAGAGCGGTTCCAAAAACACTTGGAGCGGGTGGTTGAGATGATCCAAGGCTGCCTTGCCTCCCTGCCCGATGACTTACCACAGATGGAGGAATCTGACAGTGCTGGGAATGGGACCAGGACTGTGGCTGCAGGGAGCAGTGTTGGCCCCTCTGGGCAGGGACCCAGGCTGAAAACAGAACCCATGGAAGTCGAGGAAGCAGGAGCAAGCTGTATGGCAGCTGCTCATCAGAACAAGAGTGCAACTATAGTAAAGCAGGACAAAACATGGGACAAAGACGCTGCCATGTGCAGTATTATTGATAAAATTGCATAG